Genomic window (Ruminococcus flavefaciens AE3010):
CAGTGGTCGGGTATAAACTTCATGCCTGAGACAGTGGCAGCCTTTGTGTCGCCAAATCACCCGAAGGTGCAGGAGATAGTTGCCGCGGCAGGAAAGTACCTGCAAAAGTGGTGCGGAGATCCGTCATTTACTGGCTATCAGTCTAAGAACCCCAATATCGTAAAGCAGCAGATGGGCGCAATATATGCTGCCTTACAGGAGCAGAACATCGCATACGCAATGCCTCCTGCAAGCTTTGAACAGGCTCAGCGCATACGTATGCCCGATGCAGTTCCGGAGTCAAAGCAGGGCACCTGCCTTGATCTTGCTGTGCTGTACTGCTCATGCCTTGAAGCCGCAGGTCTCAATCCTATGATCATTATGAGACAGGGACACGCATTTGCGGGCTGCTGGCTTGAAAACGAGACCTTCTCGGACTGTCTGCAATACGATATGTCAGCTGTTACAAAGAGAGCTGCTCACGGTATCGACGCCATAAGCCTTGTGGAGTGCACCGACTTCACAGCAGGCAAGAATACAGATTTTGACAGCGCAGAAAAGCATGCTGCATCAGCACTCGATGATGAGAGCAAATTCTATTTTGCCATAGATATAAGCCGTACACGTTCAAGCGGCATACGTCCCGTACCGTCAAGGGTTTACGAGGACGGCACATTCAAGGCTGTGGACTACGGCGCAAGGAAGAAGTCGGAGATAACCTCAGCTCCCAACGAGATAGCTCAGCAGGGCATACCCAATGCCGAGGGCAGAGAGGTCACCAAGCAGGTGATGTGGGAGAGAAAGCTCCTTGATCTCAGTCTGCGCAACAGCCTGCTGAACTTCCGTGCAACAGCTATGAGCGTTCAGCTCATGGTCAGCGACCTGGGAGTTCTTGAGGACGAGATATCCAAGGGCGAGGACTTCAAGGTAATGCCTATGCCCAACGATATTACCCTCCAGATGTCCGACAGCAAGATATACGAGATCGAAAACGACCGCGACCTTATCACAACTATTTCCGAGTCTGAGTTCAAGAGTCACCGTCTGCGCACCTTTATGAAAGAAGCCGACCTTGAAAAGATAATGAAGAAGCTTCACAGACAGGCAAAGGTGAGCATTGAGGAAAACGGCGTGAACACTATTTATCTGGCACTTGGCTTCCTGAAATGGTTCGAGACCGAAAAGAGCGATAAGGCCCGTTATGCGCCTCTTGTCCTCATTCCTATAGATATTATCCGCAAGGTGCAGGAGAAGTCCTACATTATCCGTATGCGCGACGAGGATACACAGATGAACATCACCATGCTGGAGCATATCCGCCAGATGTTCGGCATTGATATAAAGGGACTTGATCCTGTTCCCGAGGACGAAAACGGTGTTGACCTCCAGCTAATTTTCAATACAGTGCGTCAGGGTATACTCTCTCAGCCTCGCTGGGATATAGTTGACTATGCCTTTATCGGACAGTTCTCATTCAACCGCTTCATCATGTGGAACGATATCCGCAACCGTGCGGACGAGCTTGCAAAGAACAAGGTAGTTGCAAGCCTTATCTCAGGCAAGACCGAGTGGGAGGGGGACGACCTGTACATATCGCCCCTTGACCTTGACAATAACGTTGCTCCCACCGATCTGGTAGTACCGCTGAGTGCCGATTCGTCACAGCTTGCGGCGGTATATGCGGCTTCACAGGGCAAGAGCTTCGTGCTTCACGGACCTCCCGGAAGCGGTAAGTCCCAGACTATCACAAATATGATAGCAAGTGCTCTGTATCAGGGCAAATCGGTGCTGTTCGTTGCCGAGAAAATGGCAGCTCTCTCCGTTGTTGAAAAGCGTCTGAACAAGGTCGGTCTCGGACCGTTCTGCATAGAGCTACATTCCAACAAGGCGCAGAAGCGTGCTGTGCTCAATCAGCTTGAGGAAACTCTCAACGTTGGACGAATCAAGAAGCCTGCGGAGTACAAGGCTCAGGCTGACAAGATAGCGGAAATGCGCAAAGAGCTCAACGGCACTATGGAGGAGATATACAAGAAGCGCAATTTCGGCTGCTCAATGTACGACGCAGCTGTAAGATACGAGAAAAACAGCAGTTTCGGCGGCAAGTTCACATTTACCAATGAGCAGCTTGACGCCATGAGCGATACCTCTTATTCAACATGGCGTGAGACTCTGGAAAGCCTTGTGGCTGCGGGACGTGAGTTCGGCGATGTTACTACCACGGCTCTCGGAGTGTGCGAGCTGACAGAGTGCACTCCCGAGACAAGGGGGGCTATGGAAGCGAAGCTCCGTGAGCTCAAAACAGCACTCACGGCTGCACAGAGCGATACCCCTCAGCTTGCGGCGTTCACAGGCAGCAGTGATATGACATTTGAGGAGTGCAAGCTTGCTGCGGAGATAATGACTGCTTCGGCAAAGGGCGAGCAGCTTCTCCCCGATATTATTGCTGACAGCCGCTGGAACGGCTTCAAGGAGCCTGCACAGGGACTTATCGGCATAGGCAAGGAGCTCATGGGCGTCAAGAACGATCTGCTCTCACAGTTTGAGCCCTCAGTGCTGACATATAATGCTTCCGACGCTCTTGTGCGCTGGAAAACAGCCCAGGGCAAGTGGTTCCTTGCAAAGAGCATGGGCAGCAAGAAGCTTGTTAAGGAGCTTGCAGCTCACGCAAAATCAGCTTCAACTGTAACAAAGGAAAATATCACTCAGTATTACGACAAGATAAATCAATTCAACGCTCTGAAAAATCAGGTGGCGTCTGCACAGCCCGAGCTTGTGAAGTACTTCGGTACTTTGAAGCTTGATGAGAACACCGACTGGAACGCAGTTGAGAGCTGCGTTGCACGTTCATCGGAGCTTGGTGAAAAGGTGGCCTCTTCCACATTCTCCCCCGAAATAAAGCAGAAGCTCTGCGAGAGCCTTACCACAGGCGTAAACGGCGATACCTCAAAGGTAGTCGCAGACTATTCGGCTCTTGAAAGTGTTGCTTCTCAGCTCCGCAGCAGCTTTGGCATAAATACGGACAAGCTCATAACAGGCGAGAGCTGGGGCAGTGACGCTCAGCAGAAAGCCGACGCCGTTATCGAATCACTTCCTCAGCTGAAAGAGTGGACGGGTATCGTCACTATCTGCAACAGGCTAAGGGAACTGGGTATCGGCAATGTTGCCGACGCCTACATGAACGGCGAGGTGCCAAATGAGCAGCTTATAGGCGCATTCGACTGCGATATCAGCAAGGCTATGGTCACAAGCACAATTTCACGAAATACCGTGCTTTCAAAGTTCCAGGGCACTCTCTTTGAGGATACTATCAGAAAATTCGGCGAAGTCCTCGATAACTTCTCCACACTGTCCATCAAGGAGCTTGCAGCCGATCTTTCGGCTAAGATACCAACACCGGGCAGCTCTGCAAACAGCTCTGAGATAGGCATACTGCAAAAGGCTATCAAGTCGGGCGGCAGAATGATGTCCATACGCAAGCTTTTCGACAGCATACCAAATCTGCTCCGCAGAATGTGTCCCGTAATGCTCATGAGCCCTATTTCCGTGGCACAGTATATAGACCCGTCTTACCCTAAGTTCGACCTTGTTATCTTCGATGAGGCTTCACAGCTACCAACCTGTGAGGCTGTTGGAGCTATCGCAAGAGGTGAGAACGTTATCGTCGTAGGTGACCCGAAACAGCTTCCGCCTACAAGCTTCTTTGCTTCAAATCAGGTGGACGAGGAGAACTACGAAAAGGAAGATCTGGAAAGCGTACTTGACGACTGTCTGGCACTTTCAATGCCTCAGAAGCATCTGCTCTGGCATTACCGTTCACGCCATGAGAGCCTTATAGCGTACAGCAACTCCAAGTACTACGAGAACAAGCTCTACACCTTCCCGTCGCCTGACGATCAGGTATCGGAGGTAAGCTGGGTACACGTAGAGGGCTACTATGACAAGAGCTCCACACGTACCAACAAGGCAGAGGCACAGGCTGTAGTTGAAGAGATATGCCGCAGACTGAGAGACGAAAAGCTGAGAAAGCTCAGTATCGGTGTTGTTACGTTCAGTCTGCCCCAGCAGAACCTTATCGATGATCTGCTCATGGACGCCTACCGCGACGATCCTAAGCTTGAAGAATACGCAAACGAGATGTATGAGCCCATACTCATCAAGAACCTTGAAAACGTACAGGGCGATGAGCGTGACGTTATCATGTTCTCGATCGGCTACGGTCCCGACAAGGACGGCAAGGTATCAATGAACTTCGGTCCTCTCAACCGTGACGGCGGCTGGAGACGTCTTAACGTTGCTATTTCACGTTCAAAGTGTCAGATGATAGTATTCTCTGTCATCACTCCCGACATGATAGACCTGTCCCGCACACGCTCCGACGGCATTGAGGGACTCAAGGGCTTCCTTGAATTTGCTGCAAAGGGCAGGAGCGCTCTTCCCGTAAGAGCCGGCTCAAAGAGCAGTAATGACGGCTTTGAGACAGTTGTGGCTGAGGAGCTGAAAAAGCTGGGCTACGACTGCAAGTGCAGCGTGGGCTGCTCCGACTACAAGATAGATGTTGCAGTAGTAAATCCCGACAAGCCTGACAGCTATATCATGGGCATAAACTGCGGCAGCGAGGCCAATTTCCACAACGGTACCGCAAGCGACAGAACTCTTTCTCAGCCAAGCGTGCTGAGAGGTCTGGGCTGGAACGTCATGAGCGTTTATATCATCGACTGGCTCGACAATAAGGACAAGGTACTGGGCAAGATAAAGGCTGAAATAGACGCGGCTTTGGAGCGCTACCGCGATCCTGAAGCAGCTCCCAAGGCTGAGGAAAAGAAGAAGCAGGAGCTGGTATTCGAGACCGAAAAAGCTGAAAGCTTTGACGAGAGCTTCGACGAGTTCAAGTCCTTCAAGATAAAGGCGCTTGGCACTTCCGAGAGCTTCAGCGAAGCAAGCACTGCAAAGATAACCAAGTGCATCAATGATATACTTGCGGCGGAAGCTCCCATGAACATGAAGGCACTTGCGAAAAAGACATTCTCATGCTGGGGCATATCACGTCCGGGAGCTAACATGAAGGCTCTGTTCGATACTGCATTTGAGAAATCGGAAGCAAAGGTAACTAAGGCAGGAGAGAACGAGTACGTATGGCTCAGCTCACAGATACCTGAGGAGTACGACAAGTGCAGGACAGTGTATAAGAACGACGAAAAGCGCGATATCGACGATGTTGCGCCTGAGGAGATAGCAGTCGGCATTAAGGAGATAATGTCACGTCAGGTGGCAATGTCCCGTGATGACCTCCTCCGCGAGGTGGCACATCTCTTCGGATTTACAAGAATGACGGCAACTCTCGAGACCTCCGTCGCTCTTGGTATAAAGGCGGCTAAGAACCGCGGCTGGGTAGGCTTTTCCGAGGACGGAAGAGTGTCCTACACAGGAAACTGAATCAATGGAGAATCAAATTGAAAAGACTTTTGATATTAATTGGAAAGATAATAGTTAAGCTTTTGCAGCTTATGCACCGTAATGCGGGAAATCTGCCCGGTATCATACTGTGGCACCTTTCCCGCCAAAAGGCGGTGTCCATGTTCAAGGTGGACTGCCCAATAATAGCTGTTACGGGCACTAACGGAAAGACCTCCGTTACAAACTGTATAGCTCAGCTCTTTGAGCGCAGCGGCAAGAAGATAATCATTAACCACGAGGGCAACAATCTCGATACGGGTATATGCTCCATGCTGCTGAAATACTGTGATATGTCGGGAAAGGTAAAGGCTGACATGCTGATACTGGAGACCGACGAGTCCCACGTACCAGTGGTGTATTCTCAGCTGAAGCTTGATACCCTTGTGGTGCTGAACTTCTTCCGCGACCAGCTTGACAGAAACGGCGAAATGGAAACTCTTATCCAGAAGATAAACGGCTTCTGCAAGACCTTTGAGGGCAATCTTATCCTCAACGGCGACGACCCAAATACAGCACGTCTCGGCAGGGCAAATCCAAATAACAAGAACGTGAAGTACTTCCACGCAGAGCCATACGCTTTTGCCACGAAGAAGATATTCGAGGCTTCCGAGGGACGCTTCTGTCCATTCTGCGGAGAAGCTCTTGAATACGACTACTATCAGTACTCCCACATCGGAAAGTTCATCTGTAAGAAGTGCGGCTTCGGCGACTATGAGCCCTATATCACTGCCAAGGATATCGACCTTGAAAAGCCTGTGTTCACAGCTGACGGGCATACCTATTCACCCAAGCTCAACAGTATCTACAACGTTTACAATATGACGGCTGTTGCGGCAGCAGCGAAGCTCTACAGCATCGACCAGAAGATAACCGACGGAGTTATCAACAGCTATACCGTCAAGAACGGACGCATGGAGAACTTCATGCTCAGCGGCAATAAGGCAACTCTTAATCTTGCCAAGAACCCGGTGGGCGCCAATATGACCCTCCGTGTTATGAACGAGATGCAGGGCGAAAAGGAGCTCCTTTTCGTGCTCAACGACAACATTGCAGACGGACTTGACGTATCGTGGATATACGATATCAATTTCAGCATATTCGAGCGTGTTACGAGAGTTGTGACCTCGGGTACAAGAGCTTATGATATCGCTGTCCGTATAAAGACCGCAGGCTATGACCCTGCCAAGATAGTCGTGCGCCCCGACCTCGACAAGGCTGTTGAGGAGCTGGCAAGCACTCAGGGACGAAAGTTCATCATCGCAAACTATACGGCAGTTCAGCCCACAAGAAGCGCCCTGAAGCGCTATATCGCAAAGCATGGAGGTAACAAATGAAAACTATAAAGATTCTTCATATGTATGCCGATATGCTTGACCTTTACGGCGACAGCGGTAATATGGAGGTAATGTCCTTTCGCTGCAAAAAGCGGGGTATCGACTGTCAGATAGACAAGTATTCAATAGACTCGGAAATGCCTGATTTCAGCTCCTACGACCTCATATATATCGGCGGAGGAGCCGACCTTGAACAGCAGCATATCTCAGCAGACCTGCTGAAATGCAGGGACGGTATTGTAAAGGCATACAAGAACGGCACATTTCTGTTCCTTATCTGCGGCGGCTATCAGCTCATGGGAAAGTACTACCGTGATGCGGACGGCAACGACATAAAGGGACTTGGACTTTTCGACTACTTCACAGTAGCTCCCAACAGCCGCAGAAAGCGCTGTATAGGCAATATCGTTATCGAGACAAATATCACGGGCAAGCCTGTTAAAGTCGTTGGCTTTGAAAACCACGGCGGTCAGACTCAGGGCGTAAAAACTCCTTTCGGCAAGGTACTTTACGGAAACGGAAACTGCTCCAAGAGCGAGGCTGAGGGCTACTGCGAAAAGAACGTGATAGCAACTTATCTCCACGGTCCATGCCTCTCGAAGAATCCCGAGATATCGGACTACATGATAGAGTACTGCATAAACAGGGGAGAGAGCGAATATATCGCTCTTGAAGCACTTGATGATACTCTCGAAAAGGAATGCAGACAGGTCATGCTTGACAGACTGCTTAAAAAATGATGTAGGGGCGGATAATTATCCGCCCCTACAAAAAAGGAACGCCGAGGGCGGCGTTCCCTGCAGTCGGTCATTTGTGGTTTTACAGGTATTGACGGGCGGCGAAACTCCCAACAGGAGCCGCGACCCTCTGTCAGCTTCGCTGACATCTCCTAACAGGAGCGATGACCCTCTGTCAGCTATGCTGACATCTCCCTACACTGTAGGGAGTAACCCTGTACTACAGGGAGTCACCGCCCCTACAAGCTAACGGCTAAAAAAGGCAACAGACAGTTGCTTGATTTTGACGGCAGATATGATATAATAGCATCAGAGGTGATAATTATGGAAACCAAAAATGTAATACTTGAACTGAGAAATAAACACGAAATGTCACAGGAAGAGCTTGCCGAAAAGGTCTTTGTGACCCGTCAGGCTGTTTCGCGCTGGGAAACGGGCGAAACTATCCCCAACACAGAAACACTGAAGCTTCTGTCACAGCTCTTTGATGTTTCTATCAACGAGCTTTTAGGCTCACCGAGAAAGCTTGTATGCCAGTGCTGCGGAATGCCCCTTGAGAGCGCACTGATAAGCAGGGAAAAGGACGGCTCATTCAACGAGGACTACTGCAAATGGTGCTACGCGGACGGTCAGTACACCTATCATAATATGGACGACCTCATTGATGTATGTGTAAAGCACATGGCAGGTCAGGGCTTCACAGAGGAGCAGGCACGCGAATACATGAAGGATATGCTGCCCAAGCTCAGCTACTGGAAGAATCACAAGGAGCTGGAGGACGGCGGTGAGTTTGAGAGGTTCAAAAAGCAGCTCATAGACGAGTTCAACGAGCTGAATATCAAGGGCATGCCAAAGGTGGAAAAGCTTAATGCTCTTGTGGGAGCATATGTAAATATTGCTTACCCCATGCCAAACGGCAGTCTTGTGAAGCTTCTTGACGACAACGGGACTTATCTGGGAAATCAGTTTGAGGTGGGCGATGACCGCTGTATAGGTATACTTGCCAATGCGGACTTTCTGCTGGTATCCTCTTACGGAAAAGACGGCGCAGAGCCTGAATTGCTGCTATATAAAAAGAGATGATATTATGAACTGACGGACAGCTTATGCTGTCCGTTTTGTCATTTTCATAGCTTTCTCCCCATAAAATGTAGAAAAAACCTCGGAGGAACTATGATGATAAAAAGTAAGGTAGTCCGTGATACGCTGCTGCTCACAGTAATGCAGCTATTTCTCGACTGTGCAGCACTTCTGCTCAATGTATTCATAACCAGACAGCTTGGCACATCTGCAATTGGCATACTGAGCCTTATGGGCTCTTTCCTCGGACTGGCGGGGATACTCTCCAACGGCAACGCCTTTCTCTGCACAAGCCGTCTCGTGTCCGAGGAGCTTGGCAAGCCCTGCGGCGACCCAAACCGAATACTCGGCTACGCTGTGAAGCTCTGCCTGCTGCTGAGCTCCGTTGTATCAGCAGGTGTGATAATTCTTGCGGAGCCTATCAGCCGCCGTTTTTTCAGCGGCGCCCATATGACCGCAGCCCTGCGTCTCATGCCCCTTGCACTGGTGACAGGAGCTGTGTCCGCTTGCCTGAAAGGCTACTTCAATGCGGCGCGAAGGGCTGGAGTAACGGCAGCAGGTGATATAGCCGAATTCATCACCAGATGCGGAGTTATCGTTGCTGCTACTTGCGCTGTCGGGAGCTATACAGAGGATATAGTCTGCGGTATAATGATAGGCGGCATTATCGCAGGCAATACAATGTCCCTCTGCTTACTGGCAGCAGCTTACATAAAGCTAAGGACAAAGGGTACAGGGAAATGCTCCCTGAGCTTTCGGCAGTATGCCGCTTTTTCCTTTCCCATAATGGGCGGCAGTGTACTTACGGCTGTGCTGAGCAGTACAAATGATGCGCTTATACCCATATGTCTGCGGCAGTTCGGAGACTCGGCAGGGGACGCCCTTGGAAAATTCGGAGTTTTTGAGGCAATAGTCATACCTGCGCTTTTCTTTCCGTCGGTGGTATTATGCTCCATGTCGGGCATAATAGTCAGTGAGACAGCCCGTGCAAAGGCCGCGGACAACATCACTCGCATAAAAGGCTTCACGGAGCGCATTAAGGCGTGGACGCTGATGTTCTCGGTCTTTGCAGCGGCTGTGCTCATGCGCTTCGGCAGTCAGATAGGGGAGCTTCTCGGCGGCGGTGAGCTTGCAGGCACCATGATAACCATTATTGCTCCCGTTGTACCGTTTATCTATATGGAGATAGTCCTTGAAGCCATAATCAAAGGACTTGGGCTTCAAAGCTTTTCGTCGGCGAATTATCTTGCGGAGTATGTCATAAGGATAGCCGCAGTTCTTATCCTTGTGCCGAAAATCGGCTTTTACGGCATTGTTGTCTCTTACTATGCAAGCAACATCTTTGGAAACAGTATGCGTTTCTTAAAGGTAACAAAAGCTGCCAAAGCTCGGCGGGCACTTTGTGGAACATTGATTTTGCCCGTAATACTGGCGTT
Coding sequences:
- a CDS encoding DUF4011 domain-containing protein produces the protein MENKITFSGNMTAQINFAMQQNYVPVFRNMVMTNNTDEELTSVRLRIRFEPEFAKTFESVPVDLKPSQPVEISPINIIMLADYLFSLTEKLVGSVTIEALQGEDVIAEETRSIELLAYDQWSGINFMPETVAAFVSPNHPKVQEIVAAAGKYLQKWCGDPSFTGYQSKNPNIVKQQMGAIYAALQEQNIAYAMPPASFEQAQRIRMPDAVPESKQGTCLDLAVLYCSCLEAAGLNPMIIMRQGHAFAGCWLENETFSDCLQYDMSAVTKRAAHGIDAISLVECTDFTAGKNTDFDSAEKHAASALDDESKFYFAIDISRTRSSGIRPVPSRVYEDGTFKAVDYGARKKSEITSAPNEIAQQGIPNAEGREVTKQVMWERKLLDLSLRNSLLNFRATAMSVQLMVSDLGVLEDEISKGEDFKVMPMPNDITLQMSDSKIYEIENDRDLITTISESEFKSHRLRTFMKEADLEKIMKKLHRQAKVSIEENGVNTIYLALGFLKWFETEKSDKARYAPLVLIPIDIIRKVQEKSYIIRMRDEDTQMNITMLEHIRQMFGIDIKGLDPVPEDENGVDLQLIFNTVRQGILSQPRWDIVDYAFIGQFSFNRFIMWNDIRNRADELAKNKVVASLISGKTEWEGDDLYISPLDLDNNVAPTDLVVPLSADSSQLAAVYAASQGKSFVLHGPPGSGKSQTITNMIASALYQGKSVLFVAEKMAALSVVEKRLNKVGLGPFCIELHSNKAQKRAVLNQLEETLNVGRIKKPAEYKAQADKIAEMRKELNGTMEEIYKKRNFGCSMYDAAVRYEKNSSFGGKFTFTNEQLDAMSDTSYSTWRETLESLVAAGREFGDVTTTALGVCELTECTPETRGAMEAKLRELKTALTAAQSDTPQLAAFTGSSDMTFEECKLAAEIMTASAKGEQLLPDIIADSRWNGFKEPAQGLIGIGKELMGVKNDLLSQFEPSVLTYNASDALVRWKTAQGKWFLAKSMGSKKLVKELAAHAKSASTVTKENITQYYDKINQFNALKNQVASAQPELVKYFGTLKLDENTDWNAVESCVARSSELGEKVASSTFSPEIKQKLCESLTTGVNGDTSKVVADYSALESVASQLRSSFGINTDKLITGESWGSDAQQKADAVIESLPQLKEWTGIVTICNRLRELGIGNVADAYMNGEVPNEQLIGAFDCDISKAMVTSTISRNTVLSKFQGTLFEDTIRKFGEVLDNFSTLSIKELAADLSAKIPTPGSSANSSEIGILQKAIKSGGRMMSIRKLFDSIPNLLRRMCPVMLMSPISVAQYIDPSYPKFDLVIFDEASQLPTCEAVGAIARGENVIVVGDPKQLPPTSFFASNQVDEENYEKEDLESVLDDCLALSMPQKHLLWHYRSRHESLIAYSNSKYYENKLYTFPSPDDQVSEVSWVHVEGYYDKSSTRTNKAEAQAVVEEICRRLRDEKLRKLSIGVVTFSLPQQNLIDDLLMDAYRDDPKLEEYANEMYEPILIKNLENVQGDERDVIMFSIGYGPDKDGKVSMNFGPLNRDGGWRRLNVAISRSKCQMIVFSVITPDMIDLSRTRSDGIEGLKGFLEFAAKGRSALPVRAGSKSSNDGFETVVAEELKKLGYDCKCSVGCSDYKIDVAVVNPDKPDSYIMGINCGSEANFHNGTASDRTLSQPSVLRGLGWNVMSVYIIDWLDNKDKVLGKIKAEIDAALERYRDPEAAPKAEEKKKQELVFETEKAESFDESFDEFKSFKIKALGTSESFSEASTAKITKCINDILAAEAPMNMKALAKKTFSCWGISRPGANMKALFDTAFEKSEAKVTKAGENEYVWLSSQIPEEYDKCRTVYKNDEKRDIDDVAPEEIAVGIKEIMSRQVAMSRDDLLREVAHLFGFTRMTATLETSVALGIKAAKNRGWVGFSEDGRVSYTGN
- a CDS encoding zinc ribbon domain-containing protein — protein: METKNVILELRNKHEMSQEELAEKVFVTRQAVSRWETGETIPNTETLKLLSQLFDVSINELLGSPRKLVCQCCGMPLESALISREKDGSFNEDYCKWCYADGQYTYHNMDDLIDVCVKHMAGQGFTEEQAREYMKDMLPKLSYWKNHKELEDGGEFERFKKQLIDEFNELNIKGMPKVEKLNALVGAYVNIAYPMPNGSLVKLLDDNGTYLGNQFEVGDDRCIGILANADFLLVSSYGKDGAEPELLLYKKR
- a CDS encoding type 1 glutamine amidotransferase is translated as MKTIKILHMYADMLDLYGDSGNMEVMSFRCKKRGIDCQIDKYSIDSEMPDFSSYDLIYIGGGADLEQQHISADLLKCRDGIVKAYKNGTFLFLICGGYQLMGKYYRDADGNDIKGLGLFDYFTVAPNSRRKRCIGNIVIETNITGKPVKVVGFENHGGQTQGVKTPFGKVLYGNGNCSKSEAEGYCEKNVIATYLHGPCLSKNPEISDYMIEYCINRGESEYIALEALDDTLEKECRQVMLDRLLKK
- a CDS encoding oligosaccharide flippase family protein; this encodes MMIKSKVVRDTLLLTVMQLFLDCAALLLNVFITRQLGTSAIGILSLMGSFLGLAGILSNGNAFLCTSRLVSEELGKPCGDPNRILGYAVKLCLLLSSVVSAGVIILAEPISRRFFSGAHMTAALRLMPLALVTGAVSACLKGYFNAARRAGVTAAGDIAEFITRCGVIVAATCAVGSYTEDIVCGIMIGGIIAGNTMSLCLLAAAYIKLRTKGTGKCSLSFRQYAAFSFPIMGGSVLTAVLSSTNDALIPICLRQFGDSAGDALGKFGVFEAIVIPALFFPSVVLCSMSGIIVSETARAKAADNITRIKGFTERIKAWTLMFSVFAAAVLMRFGSQIGELLGGGELAGTMITIIAPVVPFIYMEIVLEAIIKGLGLQSFSSANYLAEYVIRIAAVLILVPKIGFYGIVVSYYASNIFGNSMRFLKVTKAAKARRALCGTLILPVILAFASMSAGEAVTRLAGLDLRKLHVMLFFGLVWGAVYFGVFCALGKVRLISKCGEDLFVDNTQQTVERIL
- a CDS encoding Mur ligase family protein is translated as MKRLLILIGKIIVKLLQLMHRNAGNLPGIILWHLSRQKAVSMFKVDCPIIAVTGTNGKTSVTNCIAQLFERSGKKIIINHEGNNLDTGICSMLLKYCDMSGKVKADMLILETDESHVPVVYSQLKLDTLVVLNFFRDQLDRNGEMETLIQKINGFCKTFEGNLILNGDDPNTARLGRANPNNKNVKYFHAEPYAFATKKIFEASEGRFCPFCGEALEYDYYQYSHIGKFICKKCGFGDYEPYITAKDIDLEKPVFTADGHTYSPKLNSIYNVYNMTAVAAAAKLYSIDQKITDGVINSYTVKNGRMENFMLSGNKATLNLAKNPVGANMTLRVMNEMQGEKELLFVLNDNIADGLDVSWIYDINFSIFERVTRVVTSGTRAYDIAVRIKTAGYDPAKIVVRPDLDKAVEELASTQGRKFIIANYTAVQPTRSALKRYIAKHGGNK